Proteins co-encoded in one Alphaproteobacteria bacterium PA2 genomic window:
- a CDS encoding dihydroorotate dehydrogenase (quinone), with amino-acid sequence MTLAHDLIARGLHLLDPEDAHRATIAGLSLGLGPRAPAHHPMLATEIAGISLPNCIGLAPGFDKNAEVFGPMLASGFGFVECGTVTPLPQAGNPRPRLFRLTPDQAVINRMGFNNEGLEAFAARLARRGAGVVGANIGANKEAEDRIADYVTGLERLWGMADYFTVNISSPNTPGLRGLQTRAALEDLLGRLAEKRDSLPAEGKAPVFLKVAPDLEADEIEAIVETSVAQGLAGLIVSNTTLSRPALRSAFASESGGLSGAPLTDLAQSKLKEFHAAAAGRLVLIGVGGIGSGAEAYARIRAGASAVQLYSAMVFKGPGLVTTIARDLAARLKADGFTGVAQAVGAQ; translated from the coding sequence ATGACCCTGGCCCACGATCTGATCGCCCGGGGCCTGCACCTGCTGGACCCGGAAGACGCCCACCGCGCCACCATTGCGGGCCTTTCCCTGGGCCTGGGTCCTCGCGCCCCGGCGCATCACCCCATGCTCGCCACCGAGATCGCCGGGATCAGCCTGCCCAACTGCATCGGTCTGGCGCCCGGCTTTGACAAGAACGCCGAGGTCTTCGGCCCCATGCTCGCCTCAGGCTTCGGCTTCGTTGAGTGCGGCACGGTCACGCCCCTGCCCCAGGCGGGCAATCCAAGGCCCAGGCTCTTCCGCCTGACCCCGGATCAGGCGGTGATCAACCGGATGGGCTTCAACAATGAGGGCCTTGAAGCCTTCGCCGCCCGGCTGGCCCGCCGCGGAGCTGGCGTGGTCGGCGCCAATATCGGGGCCAACAAGGAAGCTGAAGACCGCATCGCCGACTATGTGACGGGCCTCGAGCGCCTGTGGGGCATGGCGGACTATTTCACCGTCAATATCTCCTCGCCCAATACGCCGGGCCTGCGGGGGCTGCAGACCCGCGCCGCCCTTGAGGACCTGCTGGGCCGCCTGGCCGAAAAACGCGACAGCCTCCCGGCCGAAGGCAAGGCGCCCGTCTTTCTCAAGGTGGCGCCTGATCTCGAGGCCGATGAGATCGAAGCCATTGTCGAGACCTCTGTCGCCCAGGGCCTTGCAGGCCTGATCGTCTCCAACACCACCCTGTCGCGGCCAGCCCTGCGCTCGGCCTTCGCCAGCGAGAGCGGCGGCCTGTCCGGCGCGCCCCTGACGGACCTGGCCCAGAGCAAGCTGAAGGAATTCCATGCGGCGGCGGCCGGGCGCCTGGTCCTGATCGGGGTTGGCGGCATCGGCTCAGGGGCCGAGGCCTATGCCCGGATCCGCGCAGGGGCCAGCGCGGTCCAGCTCTATTCCGCCATGGTCTTCAAGGGACCAGGCCTGGTGACCACCATCGCCAGGGATCTGGCGGCGCGGTTGAAGGCTGACGGTTTCACCGGTGTCGCCCAGGCTGTTGGCGCCCAGTAG
- a CDS encoding dihydroorotate dehydrogenase — protein MALIYKILPRTEWMEAQARGRFEGSAIDHADGYIHFSTGTQALETARRYFAGKPDLAVLVVEADDLGPDLKWEPSRGGDLFPHLYGALDCGRVLEARDAPLGEDGVPQLGDLT, from the coding sequence ATGGCCCTGATCTACAAGATCCTGCCCCGCACCGAATGGATGGAGGCCCAGGCCAGGGGCCGGTTCGAAGGCTCGGCCATCGACCACGCCGACGGCTATATCCACTTCTCCACCGGGACCCAGGCCCTTGAAACCGCCCGCCGTTATTTCGCGGGCAAGCCTGATCTCGCCGTACTGGTCGTGGAGGCGGACGACCTTGGCCCGGACCTGAAGTGGGAGCCGTCCCGGGGCGGAGACCTCTTTCCCCACCTCTACGGCGCCCTCGACTGTGGCCGTGTGCTGGAGGCGCGGGATGCGCCCCTGGGCGAGGATGGGGTTCCGCAACTGGGAGATCTCACATGA
- a CDS encoding histidine phosphatase, producing MNRLILLRHGDAERDAESGDDFDRRLTHLGRRESEGAGQTLNEMGLIPDLVVASAAVRVRETWEEVARSFPGLQPQFEKELYLAEPGFLRSVITLRGAKCQTLMIVGHNPGLQDLATRMLIEGGAPSSAISRIRTGLPTAGAAVFLINDNGQPTYDGLFYPRDRR from the coding sequence ATGAACAGGCTGATCCTCTTGCGTCACGGCGACGCGGAACGGGACGCAGAAAGCGGCGATGACTTCGACCGGCGTCTCACCCATCTGGGGCGTCGGGAATCCGAAGGCGCCGGTCAAACCCTCAACGAGATGGGCCTGATACCCGACCTGGTCGTGGCCTCCGCCGCCGTGCGGGTGCGTGAGACCTGGGAGGAGGTCGCCCGGAGCTTTCCCGGGCTACAGCCCCAGTTCGAGAAGGAGCTCTATCTCGCAGAGCCCGGCTTCCTGCGCAGCGTCATCACCCTGCGCGGCGCAAAGTGCCAGACCCTGATGATTGTCGGCCATAATCCGGGACTGCAGGACCTGGCGACCCGCATGCTGATCGAAGGTGGGGCGCCGTCGTCCGCCATCAGCCGGATCCGCACCGGCCTGCCCACCGCGGGGGCGGCGGTCTTCCTGATCAATGATAACGGCCAGCCGACCTATGACGGGCTCTTCTATCCCCGGGACCGGCGCTAG
- a CDS encoding homoserine O-acetyltransferase, giving the protein MPKSLPAITEVESRGGIWRFPADQPLKLDSGAEFAPLEMAYQTYGVLNEDRSNAVLVCHALTGDQHLASTHPVTGKPGWWMRVVGPGLPLDPERYFIICANVLGGCMGSSGPASTNPATGEVYGLSFPMITIGDMARAQSMLVKALGIDTLFAVVGASMGGMQVLQWAADFPDRIFSAVCIGAAPRHSAQNIAFHEVGRQAIMADPDWQGGAYVKAGVRPEKGLAVARMAAHITYLSETALQRKFGRELQSDGLSWGFNADFQVESYLRHQGASFVDRFDANSYLYITRALDYFDLASEHEGVLAKAFQKARDVRFCVLSFSSDWLYATSESRDIVRALNAAGCRASFAEIQTDKGHDAIFLEEPALDSALRGFLASAAEKRGLK; this is encoded by the coding sequence ATGCCCAAGTCCCTGCCCGCCATTACCGAAGTCGAGTCCCGAGGGGGAATCTGGCGCTTTCCGGCGGATCAGCCCCTGAAGCTGGATTCCGGCGCCGAATTCGCGCCCCTGGAAATGGCCTATCAGACCTATGGCGTGCTCAATGAGGACCGGTCCAACGCGGTCCTGGTGTGCCATGCCCTGACTGGCGACCAGCACCTGGCCTCGACTCACCCGGTGACCGGCAAGCCGGGCTGGTGGATGCGGGTGGTCGGCCCTGGCCTGCCCCTGGATCCCGAGCGGTACTTCATCATCTGCGCCAATGTGCTGGGGGGCTGCATGGGCTCATCCGGTCCGGCCTCGACCAATCCCGCGACCGGCGAGGTCTATGGCCTGTCCTTTCCGATGATCACCATTGGCGACATGGCCCGGGCGCAGTCCATGCTGGTCAAGGCCCTGGGCATCGACACCCTGTTCGCCGTGGTCGGGGCCTCCATGGGCGGGATGCAGGTCCTGCAGTGGGCGGCGGACTTCCCGGACCGGATCTTCTCGGCCGTCTGCATCGGCGCAGCGCCCCGGCACTCAGCCCAGAACATCGCATTCCATGAGGTCGGCCGTCAGGCGATCATGGCAGATCCGGACTGGCAGGGCGGCGCCTATGTGAAGGCCGGGGTCCGCCCGGAAAAGGGCCTGGCCGTGGCCCGCATGGCCGCCCACATCACCTATCTGTCCGAAACCGCCCTCCAGCGGAAGTTTGGCCGGGAACTGCAGAGCGACGGTCTGAGCTGGGGCTTCAACGCCGACTTCCAGGTGGAAAGCTATCTGCGGCACCAGGGGGCCAGTTTCGTCGACCGCTTTGACGCCAACTCCTATCTCTACATCACCCGGGCCCTGGACTATTTCGACCTGGCCTCCGAGCACGAAGGCGTCCTGGCCAAGGCCTTCCAGAAGGCCCGGGACGTAAGGTTCTGCGTCCTGTCCTTCTCGTCGGACTGGCTCTACGCCACCTCCGAAAGCCGCGACATTGTCCGGGCCCTGAACGCCGCCGGCTGCCGGGCCAGCTTTGCTGAAATCCAGACCGACAAGGGCCATGACGCCATCTTCCTGGAAGAGCCGGCCCTGGACTCGGCCTTGCGCGGCTTCCTGGCTTCGGCTGCCGAGAAGCGGGGCCTGAAGTGA
- the metW gene encoding methionine biosynthesis protein MetW produces the protein MSQVREDFREIIRLVAPGSRVLDVGCGEGELLEMLTREKQIDGQGLEISSEGVSACLARGLAVVQGDGDRDLDHFPSKAFDYAILSKTLQQMRDPRHVLSELLRIADEAVVSVPNFGHWRVRWALLARGRMPETSALPDPWWATANIHLCTLHDFIALCDDLDIRIEACAALSEGQPARPINPKRAIENWRAETALFLLSRRSPR, from the coding sequence GTGAGCCAGGTGCGCGAAGACTTCCGGGAGATCATCCGGCTTGTGGCGCCCGGCAGCCGCGTCCTCGATGTGGGCTGCGGCGAGGGCGAACTGCTGGAAATGTTGACCCGGGAAAAGCAGATCGACGGACAGGGTCTGGAAATCTCCAGCGAGGGGGTTTCAGCCTGTCTCGCCCGGGGACTGGCTGTGGTGCAGGGGGACGGCGACCGCGACTTGGACCATTTCCCCTCCAAGGCCTTTGACTACGCCATCCTCTCCAAGACCCTGCAGCAGATGCGCGACCCGCGCCACGTACTGTCGGAACTCCTCAGGATCGCTGACGAAGCGGTGGTTTCGGTGCCGAACTTCGGCCACTGGCGGGTGCGGTGGGCCCTGCTGGCCCGGGGGCGCATGCCCGAGACCTCCGCCCTGCCGGACCCCTGGTGGGCGACAGCGAATATCCACCTGTGCACCCTGCATGACTTCATCGCCCTGTGCGATGACCTGGACATCCGCATCGAAGCCTGCGCCGCCCTGTCCGAAGGTCAGCCCGCCCGGCCGATCAATCCCAAGCGGGCCATTGAAAACTGGCGGGCCGAGACAGCGCTCTTCCTGCTCAGCCGTCGCTCGCCCAGATAG
- a CDS encoding transcriptional regulator, whose translation MKMIIAVIKPSRLDAVLEAVTEAGASGLTVTEVRGYGRQRGKTEVYRGAEYEVKLLPKVKLEIAVPTDIADAVVEAVARTANTGKIGDGKVFVLDLEKALRIRTGDTDAAAIAG comes from the coding sequence ATGAAGATGATCATTGCGGTCATAAAGCCCAGCCGCCTCGACGCCGTGCTGGAAGCGGTCACCGAGGCTGGAGCCTCTGGCCTGACTGTCACCGAGGTTCGCGGCTATGGCCGGCAACGGGGCAAGACCGAGGTCTATCGCGGCGCAGAGTACGAAGTGAAACTCCTGCCCAAGGTGAAGCTGGAGATCGCCGTCCCCACCGATATCGCCGACGCCGTTGTCGAGGCTGTGGCCCGGACCGCCAATACCGGCAAGATCGGCGACGGCAAGGTCTTCGTCCTGGATCTGGAAAAGGCCCTGCGCATCCGCACCGGCGACACCGACGCCGCCGCCATCGCCGGCTAG
- a CDS encoding methyltransferase type 11, with product MRRDVLELRQFYASRLGRIAREMTARKVAEIWDGARGLDVLGVGYATPFLGPLKDSARRVIAAMPAQQGVEVWPGRAPNLAALTGEDSLPFRNAMFDRILLVHALEESPDPLAMLREVWRVMAPSGRVVVVVAARNGPWANSESTPFGHGRPFSRHQLADLLRDAELEPSGWTRALYAPPIEWMVGWAEGFEQAGSRVWPSFSGLVLMEAVKQTFAVKPRGQRVRAPLSRPVLSPAPVGRAPVSLGRSNDDL from the coding sequence ATGCGTCGCGATGTCCTTGAGCTCCGCCAGTTCTACGCCTCACGCCTGGGCCGGATCGCCCGGGAAATGACGGCGCGCAAGGTTGCGGAAATCTGGGATGGCGCCCGGGGCCTCGACGTCCTTGGAGTCGGCTACGCCACCCCGTTTCTGGGCCCCCTCAAGGACAGCGCCCGTCGGGTGATCGCCGCCATGCCCGCCCAGCAGGGGGTGGAGGTCTGGCCTGGACGCGCGCCAAATCTGGCGGCCCTGACAGGTGAGGACAGCCTGCCATTCCGAAATGCGATGTTTGACCGGATTCTGCTGGTCCACGCCCTTGAGGAAAGCCCCGATCCCCTGGCCATGCTGCGGGAGGTCTGGCGTGTCATGGCGCCTTCCGGCCGCGTGGTCGTTGTGGTCGCCGCCCGGAACGGTCCCTGGGCCAATTCAGAGTCCACGCCCTTTGGCCATGGCCGCCCCTTCAGCCGTCATCAGCTGGCGGACCTGCTGAGGGACGCAGAACTTGAGCCGTCGGGCTGGACCCGCGCCCTCTATGCGCCGCCCATTGAATGGATGGTCGGCTGGGCCGAGGGCTTTGAGCAGGCCGGCTCGCGGGTCTGGCCCAGCTTTTCGGGTCTGGTCCTGATGGAAGCGGTGAAGCAGACCTTCGCCGTCAAGCCCCGCGGCCAGCGTGTTCGTGCGCCCCTGTCCCGCCCCGTCCTCAGCCCGGCGCCCGTCGGGCGGGCGCCAGTGTCCCTGGGCCGGTCGAATGACGACCTTTAG
- the gloB gene encoding hydroxyacylglutathione hydrolase: MSITVYQFPCLSDNYGYLVRDDATGLAACIDTPDAKVILGELDKLGWKLALILNTHWHADHAGGNEEIKAATGCEVVGPAEVERLSPVDRKVSGGDTVTLGETTFQVIESGGHTLQHVAFYSAPDHTAFVGDTLFALGCGRMFEGTAPQFWDSLQRLAALPDDTRVYCAHEYTASNARFALSVDPDPAVKARTDEIFDKRSRDEWTVPSTIGIEKATNPFLRAPVLRPGLAPHEAFAAIRTAKDNFKG, translated from the coding sequence ATGTCGATCACTGTCTACCAGTTCCCCTGCCTGTCCGACAATTACGGCTATCTGGTCCGCGACGACGCCACAGGCCTGGCCGCCTGCATCGATACGCCGGACGCCAAGGTCATACTGGGGGAACTGGACAAGCTGGGCTGGAAACTGGCCCTGATCCTCAACACCCACTGGCACGCCGACCACGCGGGCGGAAACGAAGAGATCAAGGCGGCTACGGGCTGTGAAGTGGTCGGCCCGGCCGAGGTGGAGCGCCTGTCGCCGGTCGACCGCAAGGTCAGCGGCGGAGATACGGTCACACTCGGTGAAACCACCTTCCAGGTCATCGAATCCGGTGGCCACACCCTGCAGCACGTGGCCTTTTATTCTGCCCCTGACCACACGGCCTTTGTGGGAGACACCCTGTTCGCCCTGGGCTGCGGCCGGATGTTCGAAGGAACGGCGCCCCAGTTCTGGGACAGCCTCCAGCGCCTGGCCGCCCTGCCCGATGACACCAGGGTCTACTGCGCCCACGAGTATACGGCGTCCAACGCCCGCTTCGCCCTGTCAGTGGATCCGGATCCGGCCGTGAAAGCCCGGACGGACGAGATCTTCGACAAACGGAGCCGGGACGAATGGACTGTCCCCAGCACCATCGGGATCGAAAAGGCCACCAATCCCTTCCTGCGGGCGCCGGTCCTGCGTCCCGGGCTTGCACCGCACGAGGCCTTTGCGGCCATCCGGACGGCGAAGGACAACTTCAAGGGCTGA
- a CDS encoding DUF4908 domain-containing protein yields MSVPSTYPARRMAALAALTAVCLGSSANALEPGALRESLFGARPSAADPRAAQPVARYVSQEGDVFVLDRSQPRPLLKFDDNPEVWVLRPQLAPRGDVLYMNDLGEPVLRATRLGGLTLFTNDRPGGTAAAAAGAGQTLRLAQLGPQQLLERLAQASARATRAARRLIPFEADASPGSSALTADAAMIAAEAIIRISKRPDAKVVLSKIGKVRLVEGRKAQAQISRGVVQITVSPRDGLAGRPSSDRIIATAEGH; encoded by the coding sequence ATGTCTGTCCCCTCGACATATCCGGCCCGACGGATGGCGGCGCTCGCCGCCCTCACCGCCGTGTGCCTTGGGTCGTCAGCCAACGCCCTGGAGCCCGGCGCCCTGCGCGAAAGCCTGTTCGGCGCCAGGCCTTCAGCCGCGGATCCCCGGGCGGCCCAGCCTGTGGCGCGCTATGTCAGCCAGGAGGGCGACGTCTTTGTCCTGGATCGCAGCCAGCCGCGCCCGCTCCTGAAGTTCGACGACAATCCGGAGGTCTGGGTCCTGCGTCCCCAGCTCGCCCCTCGCGGCGATGTCCTCTACATGAATGATCTGGGCGAACCGGTCCTTCGGGCGACCCGTCTCGGCGGCCTGACCCTGTTCACCAATGACAGGCCTGGCGGCACCGCCGCCGCCGCGGCTGGGGCAGGGCAGACCCTGCGCCTGGCCCAGCTGGGCCCTCAGCAACTGCTTGAACGCCTGGCCCAGGCCAGCGCCCGGGCGACCCGGGCGGCCCGCCGTCTGATTCCCTTTGAAGCCGACGCCTCGCCTGGCTCTTCAGCCCTGACCGCCGACGCAGCCATGATCGCCGCCGAGGCCATTATCCGGATCTCCAAGCGCCCGGACGCCAAGGTGGTCCTTTCGAAAATCGGCAAGGTCCGCCTTGTGGAGGGCCGTAAGGCCCAGGCGCAGATCAGCCGCGGCGTTGTCCAGATTACAGTGTCACCCCGGGACGGCCTGGCTGGCCGGCCATCCTCCGACAGGATCATTGCGACCGCAGAGGGTCACTGA
- a CDS encoding beta-ketoacyl-ACP reductase: MGRVAFVTGGTRGIGRAICERLKADGMAVAAGYSGNEEAAAACAKELGVMVVKGNVGNFDDCARAIEAVTAELGPVDVLVNNAGITRDGVFHKMRPEQWSEVIRVNMDSVFNMTRHVIEGMREREWGRIINISSINGQKGQMGQTNYSAAKAGVIGFTKALALENARKGVTVNCICPGYIDTEMVQAVPENVLAAIIGQIPVGRLGRGDEIADMVAFLAGEHAGYVTGSTLSLNGGQYMAG; the protein is encoded by the coding sequence ATGGGCAGGGTTGCGTTTGTTACCGGCGGAACGCGTGGCATTGGCCGGGCGATCTGCGAGCGTCTCAAGGCCGATGGCATGGCGGTTGCGGCCGGCTATTCCGGCAATGAGGAGGCCGCCGCCGCCTGTGCAAAGGAACTTGGCGTCATGGTGGTCAAGGGCAATGTCGGTAATTTCGACGACTGCGCCCGCGCCATCGAGGCGGTGACGGCGGAACTGGGTCCGGTGGATGTGCTGGTGAACAATGCCGGCATTACCCGGGACGGCGTCTTCCACAAGATGCGCCCCGAGCAATGGTCCGAAGTGATCCGGGTCAATATGGACTCGGTCTTCAACATGACCCGTCACGTCATTGAAGGCATGCGTGAGCGTGAGTGGGGCCGGATCATCAACATCTCGTCCATCAACGGCCAGAAGGGCCAGATGGGTCAGACCAATTATTCGGCCGCCAAGGCCGGCGTGATCGGCTTCACCAAGGCCCTGGCCCTGGAGAACGCCCGCAAGGGCGTGACCGTGAACTGCATCTGCCCCGGCTATATCGACACCGAAATGGTTCAGGCCGTGCCGGAGAACGTTCTGGCCGCCATTATTGGCCAGATCCCGGTCGGGCGTCTGGGGCGCGGCGACGAGATCGCCGACATGGTGGCCTTCCTGGCCGGCGAGCACGCAGGCTATGTCACGGGGTCCACCCTGTCCCTGAACGGCGGGCAATACATGGCGGGCTAG
- a CDS encoding acetyl-CoA acetyltransferase (Catalyzes the synthesis of acetoacetyl coenzyme A from two molecules of acetyl coenzyme A. It can also act as a thiolase, catalyzing the reverse reaction and generating two-carbon units from the four-carbon product of fatty acid oxidation), translating to MTDVVIVSAARTPVGSFNGALSTLPAHELGKTAILAAIDRAGIAAADVDEVIMGQVLQAGAGQGPARQAAVNAGIPVESPAWSLNQLCGSGLRAVALGAQQIADGSVSIVIAGGQESMSQAPHAASLRVGTKMGDMAMVDTMIRDGLIDAFHGYHMGVTAENIASRWQITREEQDQFAVASQNKAEAAQKAGKFAGEIAPVTIKGRKGDVVVDQDEYIRHGATLDSVSGLRPAFNKEGSVTAANASGLNDGAAALVLMSAYEAARRGLAPLARIASWASAGVAPDIMGTGPIPASRKALEKAGWSVSDLDLVESNEAFAAQSICVVRDLGLDPAKVNVNGGAIAIGHPIGASGARILTTLVHELKRSGGKKGLATLCVGGGMGVAMCIEAL from the coding sequence ATGACTGATGTCGTCATTGTCTCGGCCGCCCGTACGCCGGTCGGTTCTTTCAACGGAGCCCTCTCCACCCTGCCCGCCCACGAACTGGGCAAGACCGCGATCCTGGCGGCCATTGACCGGGCGGGCATCGCCGCCGCGGACGTCGATGAAGTCATCATGGGCCAGGTCCTTCAGGCCGGCGCCGGCCAAGGTCCCGCCCGCCAGGCAGCCGTGAACGCCGGCATTCCGGTTGAGAGCCCGGCCTGGAGCCTGAACCAGCTGTGCGGCTCGGGTCTGCGGGCTGTCGCCCTGGGCGCCCAGCAGATTGCCGACGGCTCGGTCAGCATTGTCATTGCCGGCGGTCAGGAGAGCATGAGCCAGGCGCCCCACGCCGCCAGCCTGCGGGTCGGGACCAAGATGGGCGACATGGCCATGGTCGACACCATGATCCGCGACGGCCTGATCGACGCCTTCCACGGCTATCACATGGGCGTCACCGCCGAGAACATCGCCTCGCGTTGGCAGATCACCCGGGAAGAGCAGGACCAGTTCGCCGTCGCCAGCCAGAACAAGGCCGAGGCCGCCCAGAAGGCCGGCAAGTTCGCCGGCGAAATCGCCCCGGTCACCATCAAGGGCCGCAAGGGCGACGTGGTGGTCGATCAGGACGAATACATCCGACATGGCGCCACCCTCGACAGTGTGTCGGGCCTGCGCCCGGCCTTCAACAAGGAAGGCTCTGTCACCGCCGCCAACGCCTCGGGCCTCAACGACGGCGCCGCCGCCCTGGTGCTGATGAGCGCTTATGAAGCCGCCCGCCGTGGCCTTGCGCCCCTGGCCCGCATCGCCTCCTGGGCCTCGGCAGGCGTTGCGCCCGACATCATGGGAACGGGCCCGATCCCCGCCAGCCGCAAGGCCCTGGAAAAGGCCGGCTGGTCCGTCAGCGACCTGGACCTTGTGGAGTCCAACGAAGCCTTTGCAGCCCAGTCCATCTGCGTGGTCCGGGACCTTGGTCTCGATCCCGCCAAGGTCAATGTGAACGGCGGCGCCATCGCCATCGGCCACCCCATCGGCGCCTCGGGCGCGCGCATCCTCACTACCCTTGTCCACGAGCTGAAGCGTTCGGGCGGCAAGAAGGGTCTGGCGACCCTCTGCGTCGGCGGCGGCATGGGCGTGGCCATGTGTATCGAGGCGCTCTAG
- the phaR gene encoding polyhydroxyalkanoate synthesis repressor PhaR — MADPKTGKSPDDRVVIKKYANRRLYNTASSSYVTLDHLSEMVKQDVHFVVYDAKTNEDITRSVLTQIIVEEEGRDGQNLLPIQFLRQLIGFYGNSMQAFLPSYLELSLSTFAEQQERMRSQFSGLSQTGGLGLYEEQIRQNMALFDRAMKMFSPFTPGRFDAASPAKAPEPAPAAQTDDTLSDLKRRMEEMSAQIEKLASKS, encoded by the coding sequence ATGGCGGACCCAAAGACCGGCAAATCGCCCGACGATCGCGTCGTCATCAAGAAGTACGCCAACCGCCGTCTCTACAATACGGCGTCCAGCTCCTATGTGACCCTCGACCATCTGTCCGAGATGGTGAAGCAGGATGTCCACTTCGTGGTCTATGACGCCAAGACCAATGAGGACATCACCCGCTCGGTCCTGACCCAGATCATCGTGGAAGAGGAAGGACGGGACGGTCAGAACCTCCTGCCCATCCAGTTCCTGCGTCAGCTGATCGGCTTCTATGGCAATTCCATGCAGGCCTTCCTGCCCTCCTATCTGGAACTGTCCCTGTCGACCTTCGCCGAGCAGCAGGAGCGCATGCGCAGCCAGTTCTCCGGCCTCAGCCAGACCGGCGGTCTTGGCCTCTATGAGGAACAGATCCGTCAGAACATGGCGCTGTTTGACCGGGCCATGAAGATGTTCAGCCCCTTCACGCCGGGCCGCTTCGACGCCGCATCGCCCGCCAAGGCGCCTGAACCCGCTCCGGCGGCCCAGACCGACGACACCCTTTCGGATCTGAAGCGCCGCATGGAGGAAATGTCGGCCCAGATTGAAAAGCTGGCTTCGAAGTCTTGA
- a CDS encoding dolichol-phosphate mannosyltransferase, translated as MAKSTPADQIDISVVVPVFDEEGAAPDLAREIAAAFAGRNYEMVFVDDRSRDQTRKVLTDLKAEIPQLRVLAHQANSGQSRAVRTGILGARGAVIVTLDGDGQNDPADGPKLVDALLAGGANLALVGGERVKRQDSLAKKFASRFGNGVRKRLLKDTANDTGCGLKAFRREAFLRLPYFDHIHRYIPALMLREGYEVAFLPVNHRHRQTGASKYTNLGRLWASLSDLFGVMWLQSRARNPRDVTEL; from the coding sequence ATGGCTAAATCGACCCCTGCTGATCAAATCGACATCTCTGTTGTCGTCCCGGTGTTTGACGAAGAAGGCGCTGCGCCGGATCTTGCGCGGGAAATCGCCGCCGCCTTCGCCGGGCGGAACTATGAAATGGTGTTTGTCGATGACCGGAGCCGGGACCAGACCCGGAAGGTCCTGACCGACCTCAAGGCCGAGATTCCCCAGCTGAGGGTCCTGGCCCACCAGGCCAACAGTGGTCAGAGCCGCGCTGTCCGCACCGGCATTCTGGGGGCCCGGGGCGCCGTGATCGTCACCCTGGACGGCGACGGACAGAATGACCCGGCTGATGGTCCGAAGCTGGTCGACGCCCTGCTGGCGGGCGGAGCGAACCTGGCCCTGGTGGGCGGCGAGCGGGTCAAACGGCAGGACAGCCTGGCCAAGAAGTTCGCCTCGCGGTTCGGCAATGGCGTGCGCAAACGCCTGCTGAAGGATACGGCCAATGACACGGGCTGCGGCCTCAAGGCCTTCAGGCGGGAGGCCTTCCTGCGGCTTCCCTATTTTGATCACATCCACCGCTACATTCCGGCCCTGATGCTGCGGGAGGGTTATGAAGTGGCCTTCCTGCCGGTGAACCATCGCCATCGCCAGACGGGCGCTTCGAAGTACACAAATCTGGGCCGTCTGTGGGCCTCGCTGTCAGACCTGTTCGGCGTCATGTGGCTGCAGAGCCGTGCGCGGAACCCCAGGGATGTCACCGAACTCTGA